The following coding sequences are from one Xiphophorus couchianus chromosome 22, X_couchianus-1.0, whole genome shotgun sequence window:
- the hint1 gene encoding adenosine 5'-monophosphoramidase HINT1, giving the protein MAEETAKAQVAQPGGDTIFGKIIRKEIPVDLLYEDDQCVAFNDISPQAPTHILVVPKKPIVQLSQAEEVDAALLGHLLIVSKKVAQNAGLSKGYRIVINDGPDGGQSVYHIHVHVLGGRCMGWPPG; this is encoded by the exons ATGGCCGAGGAAACGGCGAAAGCGCAGGTTGCCCAGCCGGGCGGAGACACAATATTTGGGAAAATCATCCGCAAAGAAATTCCTGTCGACCTGCTTTATGAAGACGACCAG TGTGTTGCCTTCAATGACATTTCTCCACAAGCTCCGACTCACATCCTGGTGGTCCCTAAGAAACCAATTGTTCAGCTGTCGCAAGCCGAGGAAGTCGATGCTGCA TTGTTGGGCCACTTGCTGATCGTTTCAAAGAAGGTCGCTCAAAATGCAGGCCTGTCAAAGGGCTACCGGATCGTCATCAACGACGGGCCTGATGGAGGCCAGTCTGTCTACCACATCCACGTCCATGTGTTGGGTGGACGCTGTATGGGATGGCCCCCAGGCtaa
- the lyrm7 gene encoding complex III assembly factor LYRM7, translating to MGTRLKVLSVFKKLHRTRMDVFREDERALTAAKLKINEEFKKNKNETSEENIEKMIKMGSDVEAVLRETVLQVEHVAENKLLLRPREGVLLENVPYCDEPRKKS from the exons ATGGGGACTCGTTTGAAG GTCCTAAGCGTGTTTAAAAAGCTGCACAGAACAAGAATGGATGTATTCAGAGAGGATGAAAGAGCTTTGACAG ctgcaaagTTAAAGATCAACGAGGagttcaagaaaaacaaaaatgaaacgtCAGAGGAAAACATCGAAAAG ATGATTAAAATGGGCTCTGATGTGGAAGCTGTTCTTCGTGAGACGGTGCTGCAAGTGGAACACGTTGCAGAAAACAAGCTCT TGCTTCGACCTAGAGAGGGTGTACTGTTGGAAAATGTGCCCTATTGTGATGAACCCAGAAAAAAATCATGA